The genome window TTGGACATAACTAGGCGGCTCTTCTCTTTGCTGTTCGAGAAAAGAAGCTAATGAATTTGGCTGACAAAATGTGAATTGGGTGTTTCTTGAAATAGTATTTGAAACCAATATCTACTTTTAAAGGAGGTAAAGGAGTTCCGTTATGTAGTTCTAGAAATTGATAAAGGGCATAATCACCCATATAACAGTATCTTTTATAATTGATCCTTGCTCTATACTTACGAAATACTCCCTTCAAACGAGCTTTAGGTCTAGTCTTTTTTCTTCCCAGTTTGGTATCCGAAAACCAAAGAATTTCTCTACGATCACGAATAAGAAGGTAAGGGTATCTCCTTTTGGTTTGTGTACTTTTGTACTTGCTCATACTCCCTACTCGCTTTTTACGAGCCATGTAAAGTTTATGTGCTCTTTTGGCTTTATAGCTAGCCTTCCCAAAGGTATTCCTTTTGATTTCTCGATATACAGATGAAGGATTAAAACGAATGATC of Sediminitomix flava contains these proteins:
- a CDS encoding helix-turn-helix domain-containing protein, translated to MRNLEYSDRVRIEKCLNLGLSVQRIAKIIRFNPSSVYREIKRNTFGKASYKAKRAHKLYMARKKRVGSMSKYKSTQTKRRYPYLLIRDRREILWFSDTKLGRKKTRPKARLKGVFRKYRARINYKRYCYMGDYALYQFLELHNGTPLPPLKVDIGFKYYFKKHPIHILSAKFISFFSRTAKRRAA